ATTATGGCCAGGGAATAAATGTTCTATTTCTAATTTTTCTAATTTTTTTAATGAATTTTTTAAAAGTTCTTCATTACCACCAAGATCTGTTCTTGATTTTCCATTTTTAAATAACGTATCTCCAGAAAATAAGACTTTTCTATTTTTATCATATAAACAAATACTGCCTTTTGTATGTCCTGGTGTGTGTATAATATCTAAATCCCATTTTCCCCATTTTATATTTTCAAATTCTATTTCTTTTAATTTTTCTGGTACATACGAAAACTCAGTTTTTTCAAAATCATGTTTATGTAAAAAAACATTATCCCATTTTTTTTCAATTCCTTGTGTGTGGTCATAATGATTGTGAGTCAATATAGTTATTGTTGGTTTAAATCCAAAATAAATACTTCCATCGCCAGTATCAATAAGTAAATTTCCTTCTGGGCCTTTAAGTAGATAACAGACACAACAATATGGTGAACCGCTTAAAGCAGTTAAATCATTAAATTTTGTTAAGTCCATTGATAGTATTTAGAAGGAGCATATATTTAAACATTCACTTTAAATTTTAATATAAATAATATTTTGGGTGATAAAATGATGAAAAGTAAAATTTTTATTGGACTTTTATTAATTTGTTTTTTAATTAATATTAATTATTTATCTGCACAACAAAAAATACAAACAAACTCAGAAGTTCAGATACAAAACAAAGGAGAAGAAATACAAATAAAAACA
Above is a genomic segment from Candidatus Micrarchaeia archaeon containing:
- a CDS encoding MBL fold metallo-hydrolase, producing the protein MDLTKFNDLTALSGSPYCCVCYLLKGPEGNLLIDTGDGSIYFGFKPTITILTHNHYDHTQGIEKKWDNVFLHKHDFEKTEFSYVPEKLKEIEFENIKWGKWDLDIIHTPGHTKGSICLYDKNRKVLFSGDTLFKNGKSRTDLGGNEELLKNSLKKLEKLEIEHLFPGHNY